In Tripterygium wilfordii isolate XIE 37 chromosome 23, ASM1340144v1, whole genome shotgun sequence, one genomic interval encodes:
- the LOC119993295 gene encoding uncharacterized protein LOC119993295, with product MSMLDSFFNKGFKAAKCKTLLKLTIPRIKLLRNRREIQIKQMRRDIAKLLETGQEATARIRVEHIIREEKMIAAQEIMELFCELIAVRLPIIEVQKECPLDLKEAISSVCFAAPRCADLPELLQVQMLFASKYGKEFVSAATELMPDCGVNRQLIELLSVRAPSPETKLKLLKEIAEEHQLDWDPASSETEFFKPHEDLLNGPTQFVGGSKLPLPTEKHDETLNSDEAHTEQPDSDSDSELLDFPEVPKVSLQPSTNVASAPEKASVTSAVPFRETDHESLHYSEHENLAPEGHLKNEEWTKEELGISKYEMPSVAVDAKADKQFLPFVSPPTLSSASFSAQRNIPPPTLSSASISAQQNIPPPTLSSASISAQQNIPPPTLSSASFSAQQNIPPPTLSSASFSARQNISPLSLSKTKSEANVDLQDVLAAAQAAAESAELAAAAARSAASLAQVRISELIKKNGNANESSNENPFHANTPDPLAIREDPQFNHQNSLENPDGTLNSPDSYHVHEDYKVSEMPNISSFDQMKMSDDIPVFDDRAPEVDEHTRHQPQRLPSMDDDPYSYPNLFSSNLGPDTHTSMDNSRSTHQL from the exons ATGTCGATGCTCGATTCCTTCTTCAACAAGGGTTTCAAAGCTGCCAAATG TAAAACCCTATTGAAATTGACGATTCCACGGATCAAGTTGCTGAGGAACAGAAGAGAAATTCAGATTAAGCAGATGCGTCGAGACATTGCCAAGCTTCTCGAGACCGGTCAAGAAGCCACTGCTCGCATTCGG GTGGAGCATATAATAAGAGAGGAGAAGATGATAGCTGCACAAGAGATTATGGAGCTCTTCTGTGAGCTTATTGCTGTTCGCCTTCCCATCATTGAAGTGcaaaa GGAATGTCCATTAGACTTGAAAGAAGCGATATCCAGCGTGTGTTTTGCTGCGCCAAGATGCGCCGATCTGCCAGAATTGCTGCAGGTTCAAATGCTGTTTGCATCCAAATATGGAAAGGAGTTTGTATCAGCTGCAACTGAGCTCATGCCAGATTGTGGTGTTAATCGCCAG TTGATAGAACTGCTGTCAGTTCGTGCCCCATCACCTGAAACAAAACTGAAGCTTCTGAAGGAAATTGCGGAGGAGCATCAATTGGATTGGGATCCAGCCTCATCTGAAACTGAGTTTTTTAAACCACATGAAGATTTATTG AATGGCCCAACACAGTTTGTTGGTGGGTCCAAGTTGCCACTTCCCACAGAAAAGCACGATGAAACACTCAACTCTGATGAAGCCCATACAGAGCAGCCAGATTCTGATTCAGACTCTGAGCTTTTGGATTTTCCTGAAGTTCCCAAGGTTTCATTACAGCCGAGCACTAATGTTGCCTCAGCGCCAGAAAAGGCTTCTGTTACATCAGCTGTTCCATTTCGTGAAACTGATCATGAATCATTACACTATTCTGAACATGAGAATCTGGCACCGGAAGGGCACTTGAAAAATGAGGAATGGACGAAAGAAGAGTTGGGAATAAGCAAATACGAAATGCCCAGTGTTGCTGTTGACGCCAAGGCAGATAAACAATTTCTGCCATTTGTTTCTCCCCCTACATTATCATCTGCATCATTCTCTGCACAACGGAACATTCCTCCCCCTACATTATCATCTGCATCAATCTCTGCACAACAGAACATTCCTCCCCCTACATTATCATCTGCATCAATCTCTGCACAACAGAACATTCCTCCGCCTACATTATCATCTGCATCATTCTCTGCGCAACAGAACATTCCTCCCCCTACATTATCATCTGCATCCTTCTCTGCACGACAGAATATTTCACCCCTTTCCCTCTCAAAGACCAAAAGTGAGGCTAATGTTGATTTGCAAGATGTTTTAGCTGCTGCTCAGGCTGCTGCTGAAAGCGCTGAACTTGCTGCTGCAGCTGCTCGCTCGGCAGCTAGTCTTGCACAGGTCAGAATTAGTGAGCTCATAAAAAAGAACGGTAATGCTAACGAGAGTAGCAATGAGAATCCGTTTCATGCAAATACTCCTGATCCATTAGCTATTAGAGAAGACCCACAGTTCAATCACCAGAACTCTCTTGAAAATCCTGATGGTACTCTAAATTCTCCAGATTCCTATCACGTTCATGAAGACTACAAGGTATCAGAGATGCCAAATATTTCTTCGTTTGATCAAATGAAAATGTCTGATGATATTCCTGTCTTTGATGATCGTGCTCCTGAAGTTGATGAACATACTCGTCATCAACCTCAAAGATTGCCATCAATGGATGATGATCCGTACTCATATCCAAATCTGTTTTCGTCGAATCTCGGACCTGATACTCATACTTCTATGGATAATTCCAGATCCACACATCAGCTCTGA
- the LOC119993793 gene encoding uncharacterized protein At4g08330, chloroplastic-like, producing MGESTLVEDGYFKANNNDRYFSSSSSTAGSQRHVSYSCGTCGYELNLSSSNRNTSTIGSKYGKSIKRGIISFVYIDESRFTLVDELQCIPYFSKNSWGFFRRRTKLLCRKCGNHIGTVYKDKTSAYPLVSNVSGSSPSNDVSNSSPGNDVSSCRQYDIRIRSLQPSSSQSSGIPLYL from the exons ATGGGAGAATCGACTCTTGTCGAAGATGGTTACTTCAAGGCGAATAATAACGATcgctatttttcttcttcttcttctactgcTGGTTCGCAGAGACATGTTAGCTACAG CTGTGGTACGTGTGGGTATGAGCTAAACCTAAGCTCTTCGAATCGGAACACCTCAACTATTGGTTCTAAATATGGAAAGTCTATAAAGCGTGGCATAATCTCATTTGTCTACATTGACGAGAGCAGGTTTACCCTGGTGGATGAGCTTCAATGCATACCCTACTTTTCCAAGAACTCTTGGGGTTTCTTCCGTCGGAGAACCAAGCTTCTTTGCCGCAAATGTGGTAATCATATTGGAACAGTTTATAAAGATAAAACTTCAGCTTATCCACTTGTATCGAATGTATCAGGTTCATCTCCAAGCAACGATGTTTCAA ATTCATCACCAGGCAACGATGTTTCAAGTTGTAGACAGTATGATATCAGAATCCGTTCATTGCAGCCTTCGTCTTCTCAGAGTTCCGGCATTCCGCTTTACTTGTGA
- the LOC119993792 gene encoding esterase-like has protein sequence MELPSINISLYVLFLSLIISSIWNPILSLQECDFPAIFNFGDSNSDTGGLSATRLLFPPFTLPYGETFFGRSTGRDSDGRLIIDFISRSFGLEFLHAYLDSLGANFSDGANFATYSSSILLPIISNPLPGGYSPFYLKIQYDQFQEFKRQSQFIRQKGGIFASLVPQEEYYSKALYTVDIGQNDIGEPLIKLNRSIQQVNASLPNAINDFVTHMKNLYRFGGRSVWIHNTGPIGCLSFSLVSAPSAEKDSVGCVKSYNELAQYFNSMLKEAVRQLRMNFSDAAFTYVDVYSVKYSLFQEPKKYGFERPLVACCGTGGIYNFSFVLRCGQNMLANGTQVYVGSCKNPNVRVIWDGEHYTEAANKFVFDRISTGAFSDPPVPLRLACHKTTVPK, from the exons ATGGAGCTCCCAAGCATCAACATCTCCCTCTACGTACTCTTCCTTAGCTTAATAATTAGCAGCATTTGGAATCCCATCTTGTCTTTACAAGAATGCGACTTCCCTGCCATCTTTAACTTTGGTGACTCGAATTCGGACACCGGGGGCTTATCTGCGACTAGATTGTTGTTCCCTCCCTTTACTCTGCCTTATGGAGAGACATTTTTTGGCAGGTCTACGGGGAGGGATTCTGATGGACGCCTCATCATCGATTTCATT AGCCGAAGTTTTGGGCTGGAATTTCTGCATGCATATCTTGATTCCTTGGGAGCCAACTTCTCGGATGGTGCAAACTTTGCCACGTATTCATCCTCCATACTACTACCTATTATATCAAACCCGTTGCCCGGGGGATACAGTCCATTCTATCTTAAAATACAGTACGACCAATTCCAAGAATTCAAACGCCAATCACAATTCATCCGACAAAAAG GTGGAATATTTGCAAGTTTGGTGCCCCAAGAAGAATATTATTCAAAAGCTTTGTATACAGTGGACATCGGTCAGAATGATATTGGAGAGCCATTAATTAAGCTTAACAGGTCTATACAACAAGTTAACGCTTCTCTTCCTAATGCCATCAATGACTTTGTTACACATATGAAG AATTTATACAGGTTTGGAGGGAGATCAGTTTGGATTCATAACACAGGACCAATAGGTTGCTTAAGTTTTTCTCTGGTGTCCGCTCCTTCGGCCGAGAAGGACAGTGTTGGTTGTGTGAAATCTTATAATGAATTAGCTCAGTATTTCAACTCCATGTTGAAGGAAGCTGTAAGGCAACTAAGGATGAATTTTTCAGATGCTGCTTTCACTTATGTTGACGTCTACTCTGTCAAGTACTCTTTGTTTCAAGAACCAAAAAAATACG GATTTGAGCGTCCGTTGGTAGCATGTTGTGGCACTGGAggcatatacaactttagttttGTTCTTCGATGCGGTCAAAATATGCTAGCTAATGGCACACAAGTATATGTTGGTTCATGTAAAAACCCTAATGTTCGTGTGATTTGGGATGGTGAACACTATACAGAAGCAGCTAACAAATTTGTTTTCGATCGAATCTCAACTGGAGCATTTTCAGACCCACCAGTTCCTCTAAGATTGGCATGCCACAAGACCACAGTGCCTAAGTAA